Part of the Streptomyces sp. NBC_01460 genome, GCTCTTCGCCCCCCGGCTCAACCGGCTGCGTTCGCGGCTGCACGTCGCCTCGCCGCTCGAATACCTCAAGAACCGCTACAACATCCAGACCCAGCAGGCCCTGGCCTGGTCCGGGCTGCTGCTGAAGATCGTGGACGTCGGTGCCAAGTGGGCCGCCATCGCCACGCTGCTCTCCGTCTTCACGGGCATCACCCTGACGCAGGGCATCTTCATCACCGGCGCCATCACGGCCGTCTACTGCACGGTCGGCGGGCTGTGGGCCGACGCGCTCACCGAGCTCGGGCAGTTCATCATCCAGCTCTTCGCCGGTCTCGCCATGCTGGTCATCGCGATGAGCAAGCTCGGCGGCTTCAGCTCGCTGTGGACGGTCTGGGACAAGCTGCCCGAGGGCCACACGGACCCGACGGCCGGACCGTACACCGTGACCTTCCTGCTGGCGTACCTCTTCATCAAGACCTTCGAGTACAACGGCGGTATGTGGAACCAGGCCCAGCGCTACATGGCCACGGACTCCGCCCGTTCCGCGACCCGTTCGGCCCGGCTCTCGGCCATCCTGTGGCTGGTCTGGCCGACGGTGCTCTTCTTCCCGATGTGGGTCGCCCCGCTGCTCGTCGAGGCGAAGAAGCCGGACGCCTCGGACAGCTACGCGCTGATGACCGAGCAGCTGCTGCCGCACGGTCTGCTGGGTCTGGTCGTCGTCGGGTTCTTCTCGCACACGATGGCCATGTGCTCCTCCGACGCCAACGCCATCTCGGCCGTCTTCACCCGGGACATCGCCCCGGTCTTCTCCAAGGCGGCCCGCACCTGGAGCAACCGCAGCGGTCTGCTGGCCGCGCGGCTGTCCACGCTCGCCTTCCTCGGTCTGTCGATGGCGCTGGCGACCCAGATCAACTCGCCGACGTTCAAGGACATCATCTCGGTCGTCATCAAGTGGGTGGCCGGTCTGATGGGCCCGATCGCGATCCCGTTCATGCTGGGCCTGCTGCGCAGGTTCCGCCGGTCCGGGCCGACGGCGGCGCTCACCAGCTGGGCGGCCGGGCTGCTCGCGTTCTACTTCACCAACTACAACTTCGACGGTTCGGTGAAGACGGACGTCGCCCTGCAGTACCAGGTGGCGCTGCCGCTGGCGATCTCGCTGGTGCTCTACATCGTCATCGGCTTCATCAAGCCCGAGGACACACCGGAGCGCGACGCCCTGATCGAGAAGATCAACACGGACGGCGAAGGGCCTGTCGGCGCCGCCGCGGCGGCCGTTCCCCAGCAGAAGCCCGGCCCCGAGAACACCGGGGTACCGGAAAGCGTGAAGGACTGACCGTCCCACGCGTGGGGGCACATGGACGGTGGGCGGGCGCGGCGGCGTCCGCCCACCTCTCGCTTCCGGGACGGCCCGGCAGCATACGGCCGGGCGCCGCTCAGTCCCTCGGATAGCGGGCCAGCCAGCCGGGCGCGACGGCCGTCGGGCTGTGCAGGGCCGGGCCTTGGGTCATCTCCATCGCGAAGTCGTCGGAGAGTTCGAGGAGGGTCGAGCGCCCCTCCAGTTCCGCCAGCCAGGCCGGCGGCAGCGCCGTCTCGCCGTGCAGGGCGCCGAGAAGGGCCCCGCAGACGGCCCCTGTCGCCGCGGACGGCCCGGAGTGGTTCACGGCGAGCCGCAGCCCGTGGCGTACGTCCTCACCGACCAGCGCGCAGTACAGCGCCACCGCGAGGACCTCCTCCGCCGAGTCGGTGTCGCCG contains:
- a CDS encoding sodium:solute symporter family protein, yielding MNSLDWAVLIGYFGVMVAIGLWSHKRVDNVSDFFTAGGKMPWWLSGISHHMSGYSAVMFTGYAGIAYQYGVTSFVTWSLPIAIGIGIGAKLFAPRLNRLRSRLHVASPLEYLKNRYNIQTQQALAWSGLLLKIVDVGAKWAAIATLLSVFTGITLTQGIFITGAITAVYCTVGGLWADALTELGQFIIQLFAGLAMLVIAMSKLGGFSSLWTVWDKLPEGHTDPTAGPYTVTFLLAYLFIKTFEYNGGMWNQAQRYMATDSARSATRSARLSAILWLVWPTVLFFPMWVAPLLVEAKKPDASDSYALMTEQLLPHGLLGLVVVGFFSHTMAMCSSDANAISAVFTRDIAPVFSKAARTWSNRSGLLAARLSTLAFLGLSMALATQINSPTFKDIISVVIKWVAGLMGPIAIPFMLGLLRRFRRSGPTAALTSWAAGLLAFYFTNYNFDGSVKTDVALQYQVALPLAISLVLYIVIGFIKPEDTPERDALIEKINTDGEGPVGAAAAAVPQQKPGPENTGVPESVKD